The following coding sequences are from one Lycium ferocissimum isolate CSIRO_LF1 chromosome 3, AGI_CSIRO_Lferr_CH_V1, whole genome shotgun sequence window:
- the LOC132050818 gene encoding 3'-5' exonuclease-like: MALTIEEYQVQDDRYQLYDVYFFSDKILTTVTHDPDIVTDWINEIEYVHRRRLNRLIVGLDVEWRPNFNRYQQNPVATLQLCVGRRCLIFQLLYCQHIPDALTEFMLNPCYAFVGVGVKNDVEKLEEDYELCVENVVDLRYLAAEVYNSRNLRNAGLKTLCEVVLGREIEKPRHVTMGRWDNEWLDMDQVQYACIDAFVSFEIGKSLNASGY; this comes from the coding sequence ATGGCGCTCACCATTGAAGAATACCAAGTACAAGACGATCGTTACCAACTTTACGATGTTTACTTCTTTAGTGACAAAATCCTAACGACCGTTACTCATGATCCAGACATAGTAACGGACTGGATCAACGAAATTGAATACGTCCATCGACGACGTCTCAATCGTCTTATCGTTGGCCTAGACGTAGAATGGCGGCCTAATTTCAACCGTTACCAACAAAATCCAGTTGCAACTCTCCAGCTTTGTGTTGGTCGTCGTTGTCTCATATTCCAACTACTTTATTGCCAACATATACCTGATGCCTTAACGGAGTTTATGTTGAACCCTTGTTATGCTTTTGTTGGAGTGGGAGTTAAGAATGATGTTGAGAAGTTGGAGGAGGATTATGAGTTATGTGTGGAGAATGTTGTTGACTTGAGGTACTTGGCGGCTGAGGTGTATAATTCCAGGAACTTGAGGAATGCTGGATTGAAGACACTATGTGAAGTTGTGCTTGGAAGAGAGATTGAAAAGCCGAGGCATGTTACTATGGGGAGGTGGGATAATGAATGGCTCGATATGGATCAAGTGCAGTATGCTTGTATTGATGCTTTTGTTTCTTTCGAGATTGGAAAGAGCTTGAATGCTTCGGGGTACTAA
- the LOC132050819 gene encoding MDIS1-interacting receptor like kinase 2-like, whose amino-acid sequence MMIVPRIFSFLQFFTLLYLFIVTFASTEEATALLKWKATFLKQNNSLLASWTLSTNACRDWYGVKCLNGRVNMLSITNANVNGTLYDFPFSSLSFLEYVNLSMNQVSGTIPPEISKLTNLVYLDLSVNNLSSSIPKTIGDLTELKILYVYSNQLFGPIPSELGNLKNLTDLRLSHNQLTGSIPITLGDLTELKILYLSSNQLSGPIPSELGNLKNLNELSLCRNHLTSSIPIILGELTELKILYLSSNQLSGPIPSELGNLKNLTELSLSRNQLTSSIPITLGDLTELKILYLSSNQLSGPIPSELGNLKNLTVVSLSRNHLTSSIPITLGDLTELKSLFLSSNQLAGHLPDQLCQGGKLEHLIVANNKLTGPIPSSLRKCSSFKRVRFDNNSFTGNLSEAFGIYPQLYFINLSDNDFHGELNSNWGKCKNLTNLQVARNNISGSIPPEIGNVKGLLGLDLSSNHLIGHIPKEIGDLTSLVKLFVQNNNISGNIPGELRSLTKLESLDLSGNRLNGSIPIFLGDYVHLFQLNLSNNKFGQKIPMEIGRITQLNVLDLSHNHLVGDIPPQLANLKVLVSLNLSHNGLSGRIPEELESLTGLQDVVLSYNELEGPIPYNKAFINASLEGNKGLCGNVTGLQPCERPSSVVTKHSMAKERKLILIIVLHIGSTSTLCFHWCSIYV is encoded by the coding sequence ATGATGATAGTTCCCagaatattttctttccttcagtTTTTCACTCTTTTATATCTCTTTATAGTTACTTTTGCTTCCACTGAGGAAGCAACTGCTCTCCTCAAATGGAAAGCAACTTTTCTGAAGCAGAATAATTCCTTATTGGCTTCTTGGACATTAAGTACTAATGCATGCAGGGATTGGTATGGAGTTAAATGCTTAAATGGTAGGGTAAACATGTTGAGTATTACAAATGCTAATGTGAATGGTACGCTCTATGATTTTCCATTTTCATCTCTCAGTTTCCTTGAATATGTTAATCTTAGCATGAACCAGGTCTCTGGCACCATCCCACCTGAAATTAGTAAGCTCACTAATCTTGTCTATCTTGACTTGTCAGTGAATAatctttctagttcaattcCCAAAACTATAGGCGACTTAACTgagctcaaaattttgtatgtttATTCTAACCAACTTTTTGGTCCCATTCCTAGTGAGTTGGGGAATCTGAAAAACCTCACTGATTTGCGATTATCCCATAATCAGCTTACCGGTTCAATTCCAATTACTCTAGGTGACTTAACTgagctcaaaattttgtatctCTCTTCTAACCAACTTTCTGGTCCCATTCCTAGTGAATTGGGGAATTTGAAAAACCTCAATGAGTTGTCACTATGCCGTAATCATCTTACCAGTTCAATTCCAATTATTCTAGGTGAATTAACTgagctcaaaattttgtatctTTCTTCTAACCAACTTTCTGGTCCCATTCCTAGTGAATTAGGGAATTTGAAAAACCTCACTGAGTTGTCATTATCTCGTAATCAACTTACCAGTTCAATTCCAATTACTCTAGGTGACTTAACTgagctcaaaattttgtatctTTCTTCTAACCAACTTTCTGGTCCCATTCCTAGTGAATTAGGGAATTTGAAAAACCTCACTGTGGTGTCATTATCTCGTAATCATCTTACCAGTTCAATTCCAATTACTCTAGGTGACTTAACTGAGCTAAAAAGtttgtttctttcttctaaTCAACTTGCCGGCCATTTGCCAGACCAGCTTTGCCAAGGTGGAAAACTTGAGCACTTGATAGTGGCTAACAATAAGCTAACAGGGCCAATACCAAGTAGCTTGAGGAAGTGCTCTAGTTTCAAAAGGGTTCGCTTTGATAACAATAGTTTCACTGGGAATTTATCTGAAGCTTTTGGCATCTATCCACAGCtttatttcattaatttgaGTGACAATGATTTTCATGGTGAACTCAATAGCAATTGGGGGAAATGCAAGAATTTGACTAATCTGCAGGTAGCCAGAAATAACATTAGTGGTAGCATACCACCAGAGATTGGAAATGTCAAAGGGCTTCTAGGACTTGATCTTTCATCAAATCATTTGATTGGGCACATTCCTAAGGAAATTGGAGATTTAACCTCTCTAGTGAAGCTTTTTGTGCAGAATAACAACATTTCTGGCAATATACCCGGGGAACTTAGGTCATTGACAAAATTAGAGTCCCTTGATCTATCAGGCAATAGATTGAATGGGTCGATCCCAATCTTTTTAGGAGATTATGTGCACTTGTTTCAATTGAACCTAAGCAATAACAAATTTGGGCAGAAAATTCCTATGGAGATAGGGAGGATAACTCAGCTTAATGTACTTGATTTGAGCCATAATCATCTTGTTGGAGATATACCCCCTCAGTTAGCCAATTTGAAGGTCTTGGTAAGCTTAAATCTTTCCCACAATGGCCTCTCTGGCCGCATTCCTGAAGAACTTGAAAGTTTGACTGGTTTACAAGATGTCGTGTTGTCATATAATGAGTTGGAAGGTCCAATTCCTTATAATAAAGCTTTTATCAATGCCTCATTGGAGGGTAATAAAGGCCTTTGCGGAAATGTAACAGGACTCCAGCCCTGTGAAAGGCCATCTTCTGTGGTTACGAAGCACTCAATGGCAAAGGAACGTAAACTCATCCTCATCATTGTTCTTCACATTGGGAGCACTAGTACTCTGTGCTTTCATTGGTGTTCTATTTATGTGTga
- the LOC132050738 gene encoding MDIS1-interacting receptor like kinase 2-like, whose translation MLDGKALYRDILNATEEFDATFCIGQGGHGSVYKVNLPSLGNIAVKRLYSSFENTHPKSFMNEVRALIGIKHRNIVNLYGYCSNAQNSLLVYEYVERGSLSSILSNEAESKKLDWLKRVNIIKGVAFALSYLHQDCSPSIVHRDISSRNVLLDSEYEARVSDFGIAKLLNPDSSNCTTLAGTYGYVAPELAYTMKVTQMCDVYSFGVLALEIIKGKHLGEYITVLANSSTRDYVQLSDLLDERLPYPEDRVKEVLVFIIKLASSCLLETPKSRPTMHFVSHRLSSMNPRPPTHVRQAK comes from the exons ATGTTAGATGGAAAGGCATTGTACAGAGATATCTTAAACGCCACAGAGGAGTTTGATGCAACATTTTGCATCGGGCAAGGAGGGCATGGAAGTGTTTACAAGGTAAACCTTCCATCATTAGGGAATATAGCTGTGAAGAGACTTTATTCTTCATTTGAGAATACACATCCCAAAAGCTTTATGAATGAAGTAAGGGCATTGATTGGGATTAAGCACCGGAACATCGTGAACCTCTATGGCTATTGTTCGAATGCACAAAACTCGTTGTTGGTTTACGAGTATGTGGAAAGGGGGAGTTTGTCTAGTATTTTGAGCAATGAAGCTGAGTCCAAGAAATTAGATTGGCTTAAAAGGGTGAATATCATCAAAGGTGTTGCTTTTGCTTTATCTTACTTGCACCAGGATTGTTCACCATCGATTGTTCATCGAGACATATCAAGCAGAAACGTTTTGCTTGATTCTGAGTATGAAGCTCGTGTTTCAGATTTTGGCATAGCTAAGCTTCTCAATCCAGACTCATCCAATTGCACTACACTTGCAGGCACATATGGCTATGTTGCACCTG AGCTTGCATATACAATGAAGGTTACACAAATGTGTGATGTCTATAGCTTTGGAGTATTAGCATTGGAGATAATCAAAGGAAAGCATCTTGGGGAATACATTACTGTGCTAGCAAATTCGTCGACTAGAGATTATGTGCAACTTAGCGATTTGCTAGACGAACGCCTTCCGTATCCTGAAGATAGAGTAAAAGAGGTTTTGGTTTTTATCATCAAACTAGCAAGTTCTTGTTTGCTTGAAACTCCAAAATCAAGGCCAACAATGCACTTTGTCTCTCATAGGTTATCATCAATGAATCCACGTCCACCTACTCATGTAAGGCAAGCTAAATAA
- the LOC132050739 gene encoding uncharacterized protein LOC132050739, which yields MLAAWAVAETLYEAKRMAVYVSNVSVDYAPMTITLYDILKQIRQALGQMEKLINDDQYKGDHVSLEFGMSNVQTWMREALTNVEDLTCNIDGYKKVEPLKMDVCDRATKLKEVTINALMLVSSFANVIHLQCSEL from the coding sequence ATGCTTGCTGCTTGGGCCGTGGCTGAAACCCTATACGAAGCCAAACGTATGGCAGTCTATGTTTCCAATGTCTCGGTTGACTACGCACCGATGACAATAACCCTCTACGACATCTTAAAACAAATACGCCAAGCACTTGGACAGATGGAAAAGCTAATTAATGATGATCAATATAAAGGCGATCATGTGTCGTTGGAGTTTGGGATGAGTAATGTTCAGACATGGATGAGGGAAGCATTGACCAATGTTGAGGACCTCACTTGTAACATTGATGGATATAAGAAAGTTGAGCCGTTGAAAATGGACGTTTGTGATCGTGCAACAAAGTTAAAGGAAGTGACTATCAATGCCCTCATGTTGGTTAGCAGTTTTGCCAATGTGATTCATCTCCAGTGTAGCGAACTATGA
- the LOC132050820 gene encoding putative late blight resistance protein homolog R1B-14 encodes MKTCKIHDLLHELCLREAQSENFLFVFPRSIQVCQKECRRTFVQSICDYDRKTSYPFDPKKVRTFIYSGNILFKDLNIDRLFVYGILSMIRVMSLGNIIVGDLGYLRSTYPTRPSYFVHLRYLSLAIRNSSAFLLIPKLHNLQTLIVQIGSFHLSNLPIYLDIWTLPQLRNLHLVKIKGSPPFPLIILAVQMERAVLEHLHTITGVAPAWCANDTFASMPNLKKLWIRFDELHEIRSPSFDLSCLLVVQGLEAVKIKFDAAYELCSVRLLRPLTPQRFLRKNIFPLTLKKLTLVKSRFSWKDMDIVGTLPNLEALKLKNHACAGNEWKPAAGGFSVLKFLSLDCIRFTKWKATDENFPVLERLCISQCWELKKIPEEFAYISTLLVIELD; translated from the coding sequence ATGAAAACATGTAAGATCCATGATCTTTTACATGAGTTGTGCTTGCGAGAAGCTCAAAGTGAAAATTTCCTATTTGTCTTCCCACGATCCATACAGGTCTGCCAAAAGGAATGTCGTCGGACCTTTGTCCAATCAATTTGTGACTATGATAGGAAAACCTCTTATCCCTTCGATCCAAAGAAAGTCCGGACTTTCATCTATTCTGGTAATATTTTGTTCAAAGATTTGAACATAGATAGGTTATTTGTCTACGGAATTCTCAGTATGATCAGAGTAATGTCCTTAGGTAACATCATTGTAGGTGACTTAGGTTATCTTCGTAGTACTTACCCAACTAGACCATCCTATTTTGTGCATTTAAGATATCTATCCTTGGCGATTCGTAATAGTTCTGCATTTCTCCTTATCCCCAAGCTTCATAATCTGCAGACTTTGATTGTTCAAATAGGCTCTTTTCACCTTTCCAATTTACCTATATATTTGGATATTTGGACGTTGCCACAATTAAGGAACCTTCACTTagtgaaaataaaaggaagtCCCCCATTTCCCCTGATTATTCTAGCTGTCCAAATGGAGCGTGCAGTTTTGGAACATCTACATACTATAACTGGAGTTGCTCCTGCATGGTGTGCAAATGATACCTTTGCAAGTATGCCTAACTTGAAGAAGTTGTGGATTCGTTTTGACGAACTTCATGAAATCAGAAGTCCATCTTTTGATCTTTCATGTTTACTTGTAGTTCAGGGCCTTGAGGCagttaaaattaaatttgatgCTGCCTATGAGCTCTGTTCGGTGAGATTGCTGCGTCCCTTAACCCCTCAACGTTTTCttagaaaaaacatttttccacTAACCCTCAAGAAGCTGACATTAGTCAAATCACGTTTTTCATGGAAAGATATGGACATTGTTGGTACGCTGCCTAATCTTGAGGCACTCAAACTGAAAAACCATGCATGCGCTGGTAATGAATGGAAACCTGCTGCCGGAGGGTTCTCTGTGTTAAAGTTCTTGTCACTTGACTGCATAAGATTCACCAAGTGGAAAGCTACCGACGAAAATTTCCCTGTCCTTGAGCGCCTATGTATATCCCAGTGCTGGGAGCTAAAAAAGATCCCAGAAGAATTTGCATATATTTCAACACTGCTAGTGATTGAGTTGGATTAA
- the LOC132050740 gene encoding putative late blight resistance protein homolog R1B-12 — protein MAYAVVTSLMNTLGLLLMQTNSTQNRLHEKAEALNPQIESLREKVRSLQALLETLDNINDDESVKHGETKIYVAAHDAEDRIESTVGEIYKKKKFRAFKSLFESLREASESIDSERKELERCMKKGDNKGSLESLPQASSESIYWEIKEMKKHMKRGAYKRHLESLQQAFRSINSKRKELIGRMKKGVQAQQHTQFDLATLASEFETDCEKSDGDLAAEFKKKLQRGRYLIVIDDIWSTNAWDDISQWFPDYKGSQILLTTRCGNVASYAAHGSCPHQMSPLNPTESWELFQDKINVKEQFSLEFVEIGKNIVYSCQGLPLSIVVVAGFYPNAAMH, from the exons ATGGCTTATGCAGTTGTGACCTCTCTAATGAATACTCTTGGATTATTGCTAATGCAAACCAATTCCACTCAAAATCGTCTTCATGAAAAGGCAGAAGCACTGAATCCACAGATTGAATCCCTTCGTGAAAAAGTTCGTTCGTTGCAAGCGCTTTTAGAAACTTTGGACAACATCAATGATGATGAGTCAGTGAAGCACGGTGAAACCAAAATATATGTTGCAGCACATGATGCTGAAGATAGAATTGAATCAACCGTGGGAGAAatttacaaaaagaagaagtttcgaGCTTTTAAAAGCTTGTTTGAAAGCTTACGAGAAGCATCTGAGTCAATTGATTCGGAGAGGAAAGAGTTGGAGAGATGCATGAAGAAGGGTGATAACAAGGGATCTCTTGAAAGCTTGCCACAAGCATCGTCTGAGTCCATTTATTGGGAGATCAAAGAGATGAAGAAACACATGAAGAGGGGTGCTTACAAGAGACATCTTGAAAGCTTGCAACAAGCATTTAGGTCCATTAATTCGAAGAGAAAAGAGTTGATTGGGCGCATGAAGAAGGGTGTGCAGgcacaacaacatacccagtttgATCTCGCAA CACTTGCATCAGAATTTGAAACAGATTGCGAAAAAAGTGATGGTGACCTAGCAGCagaattcaaaaagaaattgcAAAGAGGCAGATACCTAATTGTCATTGATGATATATGGAGCACCAATGCTTGGGATGATATAAGTCAGTGGTTTCCTGATTACAAAGGAAGTCAGATCTTACTTACCACTAGGTGCGGAAATGTAGCAAGCTATGCTGCTCACGGTAGTTGTCCTCATCAAATGTCTCCTTTAAATCCAACTGAAAGTTGGGAACTATTTCAAGATAAGATTAATGTGAAAGAACAATTCTCTCTGGAATTTGTGGAAATTGGGAAAAATATTGTTTACAGTTGTCAAGGCCTTCCTCTATCAATTGTTGTAGTTGCGGGCTTCTATCCAAATGCAGCAATGCACTAG